The Desulfobacterales bacterium genome includes the window CGTGTCCGTCTACCCGACCCTTTTGTTCTTTCGTTTCCGTTATCAAATCCCGCTGAATCCCTCACCGAGAATTCCTGTTGCTTTAAGCAGTGTGTTGACTTTCCGGAACGACTCTGTTAGCGAATCAGGAATTGTCGGCATCTGCTTACTGAAACAGGCATCCTTTAAAAAGTCAAGGCGCAGGCCGCCGGCCGAAACCTCACCCTACAAACCGCACGATAGGAGACATGTATGGTACAGAAACGCAAGGGGTCATCATCAAAACAAACGGTCGGCGTTATCGGCACCGGCAACATGGGGCGCGGCATTGCCCTGAATCTATGCCGGGCCGGCTTTCCTGTAGCTGTATGGGACGCCAATCCCGATGCCTTGACAATGTTTCGCGGAAAAAAGGACATTGCCATATTGGTCCCCGCCGAAATGGCCGGGGTCTGTTCGGTTATTTTCTTCGTGGTGCCGGCTTCCCCCCAGATCGACGGCCTGCTAAAGGGCAAAAACGGGGTCTTGGCACACGCCCGCAAAGGACTGGTGCTGTATGATCTGACCACATCCGATCCGGTTTATACCAAACGGCTGGCGCGCCGGTCAGGCGGCAAAGGCATCCCCTACCTCGATGCCGGTATGAGCGGCGGCGCCGCCGGCGCAACCGCGGGCACGCTGTCGCTGATGGTGGGGGGCGATAAAAACGCTTTCGGGCGCACCCGGAAATTTCTGACCCCCTTTGCAGACAAGATCTTTTACCTCGGTAAAAGCGGCAGCGGGCATACCCTGAAATTGATCCATAACATGGTCCTTCACACCATTTTTGTGGCCACCTGCGAAGGGGGCCGAATGGCCGAGCGGGCCGGCATCGCCCTTGAAGACATGATCGATGTGTTCAACGTATCCAACGCACGCAGCTACATCAGTCAGGTCCGGTTCCCCCGCCATATCCTCACCGGGAAGTGGGACGGAGGCTCCCGCGTCTACAACCTCCACAAGGATGTCGGCATGGCCGTAAAACTTGGGAAAAAATTAAAGGCCGACGTTGCCATGGGAGAAAACACCCTGGCATTTTTGGAAAAAGCCATGGACCACGGCATGCAGGACACGGATTTTACCCGGCTCTACCGTGAATATAATAAAATCGTCAAAAAAGCCTGATGCGCTATAGCGGTTTACTAAATCTTAACAAATACATTACAGAGGCCTAATCATGCAGTATGTCCATCACTATAGTCTCGGTGTTCGGGATTGCGAAAAAAGCGCTGAATTCTACAAAGATTTTCTGGGATTTCGTCTAATCCCCAGACCTGCGCTGGGTTTTCCGGGTATCTGGCTGAAGCTGGCAACCGTCCAACTGCATATAATTCAGAGGGATGAAGAACACCCGGGCCCCCAGGGGCTGCCCTGGGCCATGCACACGGCATTTC containing:
- a CDS encoding NAD(P)-dependent oxidoreductase, with protein sequence MVQKRKGSSSKQTVGVIGTGNMGRGIALNLCRAGFPVAVWDANPDALTMFRGKKDIAILVPAEMAGVCSVIFFVVPASPQIDGLLKGKNGVLAHARKGLVLYDLTTSDPVYTKRLARRSGGKGIPYLDAGMSGGAAGATAGTLSLMVGGDKNAFGRTRKFLTPFADKIFYLGKSGSGHTLKLIHNMVLHTIFVATCEGGRMAERAGIALEDMIDVFNVSNARSYISQVRFPRHILTGKWDGGSRVYNLHKDVGMAVKLGKKLKADVAMGENTLAFLEKAMDHGMQDTDFTRLYREYNKIVKKA
- a CDS encoding VOC family protein; the protein is MQYVHHYSLGVRDCEKSAEFYKDFLGFRLIPRPALGFPGIWLKLATVQLHIIQRDEEHPGPQGLPWAMHTAFQTANLKDLDEMEQKLIQKEIEYRRVVQVDSGIHQIFFKDPDGYNIEFGYYPD